From Argopecten irradians isolate NY chromosome 12, Ai_NY, whole genome shotgun sequence, one genomic window encodes:
- the LOC138304836 gene encoding caveolin-1-like, which produces MAEQQQEVDLDRRDPNNLNESSQVAFEDVLGEPETVHSIDCVWTNSYKCFTCGKNCCYKFMSTLCGICIALYWGCEFAMITFEMVWCCTPALKVHTIMLGVCQRFLGTCIQCCLAPLCETIGLCFGNITINKK; this is translated from the exons ATGGCGGAACAACAACAAGAAGTCGATCTGGATAGGAGGGATCCCAACAACCTCAATGAATCATCTCAG GTTGCATTTGAGGATGTTCTTGGGGAACCGGAAACTGTCCATAGTATTGACTGCGTGTGGACAAACAGCTACAAATGTTTCACCTGCGGGAAGAACTGCTGCTACAAGTTCATGAGTACCCTGTGTGGAATTTGTATCGCGTTATACTGGGGATGTGAGTTCGCCATGATTACCTTCGAGATGGTATGGTGCTGTACCCCAGCCCTCAAAGTCCACACCATCATGCTGGGTGTATGTCAGCGCTTTCTTGGAACTTGTATCCAGTGCTGCCTCGCTCCTCTCTGTGAAACAATCGGGCTATGCTTCGGTAACATTACTATAAACAAGAAATGA
- the LOC138304838 gene encoding caveolin-1-like yields the protein MSDQQVDLDNRDPNSLNSTIGVAFEDVLGEPETNHSIDCVWTNSYKCFTCGKNCCYKFMSTLCGICIALYWGCEFAMITFEMVWCCTPALKVHTIMLGICQRFLGSCIQCCLAPLCETIGLCFSNITITKK from the exons ATGTCGGACCAACAAGTTGACCTTGACAATAGGGACCCCAACTCCCTTAATAGCACTATCGGG GTCGCATTTGAAGATGTCCTTGGGGAACCGGAAACTAACCACAGCATCGACTGCGTGTGGACCAACAGCTACAAATGTTTCACCTGCGGGAAGAACTGCTGCTACAAGTTCATGAGTACCCTGTGTGGGATCTGTATCGCGTTATACTGGGGATGTGAGTTCGCCATGATTACCTTCGAGATGGTATGGTGTTGTACCCCAGCCCTCAAAGTCCACACCATCATGCTGGGTATATGTCAGCGATTCCTTGGATCTTGTATCCAGTGCTGCCTCGCTCCTCTCTGTGAAACGATTGGACTATGCTTCAGTAACATTACTATAACGAAGAAATGA
- the LOC138304840 gene encoding caveolin-1-like, producing MTEQAMEVDLNQRDPNSLNGTCQVAFEDVLGEPEAAHSIDCVWRNSYKCFTCGKNCCYKFMSTLCGICIALYWGCEFAMITFEMVWCCTPALKVHTIMLGVCQRFLGSCIQCCLAPLCETLGLCFSNITITKK from the exons ATGACTGAACAAGCTATGGAAGTAGACTTAAACCAAAGGGATCCTAACAGCTTAAACGGCACTTGTCAG GTCGCATTCGAGGATGTCCTAGGAGAACCCGAGGCAGCTCACAGCATTGACTGCGTGTGGAGAAACAGCTACAAATGTTTCACCTGCGGGAAGAACTGCTGCTACAAGTTCATGAGTACCCTGTGTGGAATTTGTATCGCGTTATACTGGGGATGTGAGTTCGCCATGATTACCTTCGAGATGGTATGGTGTTGTACCCCAGCCCTCAAAGTCCACACCATCATGCTGGGTGTATGTCAGCGATTCCTTGGTTCTTGTATCCAGTGCTGCCTCGCTCCTCTTTGTGAAACACTTGGACTATGCTTCAGTAACATTACCATTACGAAGAAATGA
- the LOC138304839 gene encoding caveolin-1-like yields MAQQVEDYEQIDLTRRDPNSLHGNVQVAFHDVLGEPEGTHSVDCVWTLSHTCFTCSKNCCYKVITTLCGLCIALMWGCEFAILTFELVWICTPALKAYQLFLAILQRFFGTCISCCLAPICETVGLCFTNITMKKQ; encoded by the exons ATGGCACAACAAGTTGAAGACTATGAACAAATTGATCTAACTAGACGGGACCCCAACTCTCTCCATGGAAATGTCCAG GTGGCGTTCCATGACGTGTTGGGAGAGCCTGAAGGGACACACAGTGTAGACTGTGTGTGGACTCTATCTCATACCTGTTTCACCTGCTCAAAGAACTGCTGCTACAAGGTTATCACCACCTTGTGTGGCTTATGTATCGCTCTGATGTGGGGATGCGAGTTCGCTATTCTTACATTTGAGTTGGTTTGGATCTGTACGCCGGCCCTCAAAGCCTACCAACTGTTCTTAGCAATCCTCCAGCGCTTCTTCGGTACCTGTATCAGCTGTTGTTTAGCTCCAATATGTGAAACAGTCGGATTGTGCTTCACAAATATTACAATGAAGAAACAGTGA
- the LOC138336393 gene encoding caveolin-1-like has product MSQQREDDCDLVNRDPNEINNHCKVAFEDVLAEPFGAHSIDCVWKNSYWCFNCGKNCCYKFMTTLCGICIALYWGCEFAFIAFDQIWCITPCLRIFAIYCGCAQKFFGTLIQCFLAPICETCGLCFSKITVQNS; this is encoded by the exons ATGTCACAACAGAGGGAGGATGATTGTGATTTGGTAAACAGGGACCCAAACGAAATTAACAACCATTGTAAG GTCGCGTTTGAGGATGTCCTCGCAGAACCATTTGGCGCCCATAGCATTGACTGTGTGTGGAAAAACAGCTACTGGTGTTTCAACTGTGGCAAAAACTGCTGCTACAAGTTCATGACCACTCTTTGTGGAATCTGTATCGCTCTTTACTGGGGATGCGAGTTTGCCTTCATTGCTTTCGATCAAATTTGGTGCATAACCCCATGTTTGAGAATCTTCGCCATCTACTGTGGATGTGCCCAGAAGTTCTTTGGTACGCTCATCCAGTGCTTCCTGGCCCCGATTTGTGAGACCTGTGGTCTATGTTTCAGCAAGATAACAGTTCAAAACTCATGA